One window from the genome of Pirellulales bacterium encodes:
- a CDS encoding HipA N-terminal domain-containing protein, producing the protein MRLLKSWMGKDEKLRAPPDARADFQLRFKGMTIGILSAADGEWTFRYTDDFRRSGELRPIVEFPDVDKVYKSDELWPFFVMRLPSLKQPSVRDIVKSEAIDDSDEVELLRRFGKRTIASPFELVAD; encoded by the coding sequence TTGAGATTGCTGAAAAGCTGGATGGGCAAAGACGAGAAGCTCCGCGCGCCCCCTGACGCACGTGCCGACTTCCAACTTCGCTTTAAGGGCATGACAATCGGGATTCTCAGTGCAGCCGACGGCGAATGGACGTTTCGTTATACCGACGATTTTCGCAGGTCCGGCGAGCTGCGCCCCATTGTCGAGTTTCCCGACGTCGATAAGGTTTACAAGTCGGACGAGCTATGGCCCTTTTTCGTGATGCGATTGCCGAGCCTGAAACAGCCATCCGTTCGCGACATCGTGAAGAGCGAGGCAATTGACGATTCCGACGAAGTCGAGCTTTTGCGCCGATTCGGGAAGCGCACGATAGCTAGCCCATTTGAATTGGTCGCCGACTAG
- a CDS encoding HipA domain-containing protein, whose amino-acid sequence MPDTIKDEPIRRFSEFQQNWASIIKPLRRDRYCVESADSIGGDAPKSFIRMQEYTPGQPGRAIRFWPYFIAKVGSKSYPNESVTEHLLTRIGEAFGMKMATTQLRIVGTQVRLLSKYFLRRGEESLVHGIEVFKQYLDEETVEAIAAARQEQVFYTFQTVLAAIKFAFPDHADEILPGVVEMLAFDALVGNNDRHPANWGFIVPVTKKPSPRFSPVYDTARAMFWNVSEEKVARILADPDMLDAYIDRSVPQIGWDDDELKDRAF is encoded by the coding sequence ATGCCGGATACGATCAAAGACGAGCCTATCAGGCGGTTCTCTGAGTTTCAGCAGAACTGGGCTTCGATCATCAAACCACTAAGGCGGGATCGTTACTGCGTTGAATCCGCAGATTCGATAGGCGGCGATGCTCCCAAAAGCTTTATTCGCATGCAGGAATACACGCCGGGCCAACCAGGACGAGCAATTCGCTTCTGGCCGTACTTCATCGCAAAGGTTGGTTCTAAGTCCTACCCGAACGAATCTGTCACGGAGCACCTTCTGACCAGGATAGGTGAAGCCTTCGGTATGAAGATGGCGACGACGCAACTGCGAATCGTCGGAACGCAGGTCCGGCTCCTGAGCAAGTATTTTCTCCGCCGCGGCGAAGAATCACTTGTGCATGGTATTGAAGTCTTTAAGCAGTATCTCGACGAAGAGACGGTGGAGGCGATTGCAGCGGCACGCCAGGAGCAGGTGTTCTACACCTTCCAAACCGTCTTGGCGGCAATCAAATTCGCTTTCCCGGACCATGCGGACGAGATTCTGCCCGGTGTCGTCGAAATGCTGGCCTTCGATGCGCTCGTCGGCAATAATGACCGGCACCCGGCCAATTGGGGATTCATCGTTCCCGTCACAAAGAAGCCGTCCCCGCGTTTTTCGCCGGTTTACGATACGGCGCGTGCGATGTTTTGGAACGTGAGCGAGGAAAAAGTGGCACGAATACTGGCCGATCCCGATATGTTGGATGCCTACATTGATCGGAGCGTCCCTCAAATAGGGTGGGACGATGACGAACTCAAAGATAGGGCATTTTGA